GGGACCTTCAGAGTAAACTCACCATCGGAGTTACACACAGTAGCGATATTAGTACCGGCAACAATCACATTAGTAAATGCGAGAGCTTCCTTAGACTTAGAATCAGTAATAACACCTTCGAAGCGAGTAGTACCGTCACTCTTGTTTGCAGAAAAAGCAGATATGCTCAGAAAAGCTGCCAGCAGTATCATGCTTGCCAACCTAAAGCCATAGGAAAATTTTCCTACATAAGCATTTGTTTTCATGGTTCGATGTATTTAGGTAAAACTTTATGTTCTTTTACCTAATGACGTCCTCCCCCACAAAAACCCTTATTCAGTTTCCAACAATTCTATCAAGACAGAACATATATACCTCGTTATCTTACCATTAAGCTATGTGATCAGTCGCAAACTATTCCTTGTCCCAGAGCCCTGCGTTTTTGCGACGGGCTTTACGTTGCAGCTTAAGGAATTTGTCAGATTATTTTACATTAGGTGGGACAGTCATAACCTGAGCATAGCCCCTTTCGATTAGGTGGGCATTCTCATAGGCACAATAATATCTGAAACACTTAAATAACAGACCGTATTTTGCAAATATTAAATATTTTTTACAACATTGTATTAGAAATAACTTTATCCGAATTCTAAAATTATGAAGAAGTATTTTTACTCAGATGGAACGAATCATTATGGTCCATTTACGAAAGAAGAACTAAGAGAAAAGGGAATTACCCGCGA
The genomic region above belongs to Xiashengella succiniciproducens and contains:
- a CDS encoding DUF4339 domain-containing protein, whose translation is MKKYFYSDGTNHYGPFTKEELREKGITRDTLVWYKE